A DNA window from Drosophila sechellia strain sech25 chromosome X, ASM438219v1, whole genome shotgun sequence contains the following coding sequences:
- the LOC6615027 gene encoding CCR4-NOT transcription complex subunit 9 produces MSAQPSPHMNPQQQQQQQTEQEKVYQWINELAHPDTRETALLELSKKRETDLAPMLWNSFGTACALLQEIVNIYPSITPPTLTAHQSNRVCNALALLQCVASHPETRTAFLQAQIPLYLYPFLSTTSKTRPFEYLRLTSLGVIGALVKTDEQEVITFLLTTEIVPLCLSIMDSGSELSKTVATFIIQKILLDESGLSYICQTYERFSHVAITLGKMVIQLSKDPCARLLKHVVRCYLRLSDNTRARKALGQCLPDQLRDGTFAVCLQEDKSTKQWLQMLLKNLELGANQQQMGMSPLGS; encoded by the exons ATGAGTGCTCAGCCAAGCCCACATATGAatccccagcagcagcagcagcagcagaccgAGCAGGAGAAG GTGTACCAATGGATCAATGAGTTGGCCCATCCGGACACGCGTGAAACCGCTCTGCTCGAGCTAAGCAAGAAGCGCGAAACCGATCTGGCCCCCATGCTGTGGAACAGCTTCGGGACCGCTTGCGCCCTGTTGCAGGAGATCGTTAACATATACCCATCGATAACGCCTCCAACTTTGACGGCCCACCAGTCGAACCGCGTGTGCAACGCCCTGGCGCTTCTTCAGTGCGTCGCCTCGCACCCGGAGACTCGCACGGCCTTCTTGCAGGCCCAGATACCGCTCTACTTGTATCCTTTCCTATCGACCACGTCCAAGACCAGGCCCTTCGAGTACTTGCGCCTGACCAGTCTGGGCGTCATTGGTGCTCTGGTCAAG ACCGACGAACAAGAGGTTATCACCTTTCTCTTGACCACCGAGATCGTGCCCCTCTGTCTGAGCATCATGGACAGCGGATCGGAGCTCAGCAAGACTGTAGCCACTTTCATCATCCAGAAGATATTGCTCGATGAGTCGGGTCTGTCGTACATCTGCCAGACCTACGAACGCTTCTCGCACGTGGCCATCACCCTG GGCAAAATGGTCATCCAGCTGTCGAAGGATCCATGCGCCCGGCTGTTGAAGCATGTGGTGCGCTGCTATCTCCGTCTCTCGGACAATACACG CGCTCGCAAGGCCCTGGGACAGTGTCTGCCCGATCAGCTGCGTGACGGCACCTTCGCGGTGTGCCTGCAAGAGGACAAGTCCACCAAGCAGTGGCTGCAGATGTTGCTCAAGAACCTGGAGCTCGGCGCCAATCAGCAGCAGATGGGCATGTCGCCACTGGGCTCCTAG